In one Chryseobacterium camelliae genomic region, the following are encoded:
- a CDS encoding DUF1648 domain-containing protein has protein sequence MENILFIIFDVFNFGLLAFLWRFTIKHYKTLPQTIPVHFDFDGKADGFGNKKYSFLMPVFATAFYVLFAFVLRNPESANYPVEITEENKDAQFLIMEIFIRWLYILITLIFLNTQDYMFRYAFDDNVKPRVPLVTAFLAVIGSLMVSFIFTGIFK, from the coding sequence ATGGAAAATATACTCTTCATAATTTTTGATGTTTTCAATTTTGGATTACTTGCTTTTTTGTGGCGGTTTACGATAAAACATTACAAAACATTGCCGCAAACCATTCCTGTTCACTTTGACTTTGACGGAAAAGCAGACGGCTTCGGAAATAAAAAATACTCTTTCTTGATGCCGGTTTTTGCGACTGCATTTTATGTTTTGTTTGCTTTTGTGCTGAGAAATCCGGAATCGGCCAATTATCCTGTAGAAATTACAGAGGAAAATAAAGATGCTCAGTTTCTGATCATGGAAATTTTTATAAGGTGGCTTTATATTCTGATTACGTTAATCTTTTTAAATACTCAGGATTATATGTTCAGATATGCATTTGATGATAACGTGAAACCGAGAGTTCCGCTGGTTACGGCTTTTTTAGCGGTGATTGGCAGTTTAATGGTCTCATTTATTTTTACAGGTATTTTCAAATGA
- the tilS gene encoding tRNA lysidine(34) synthetase TilS: MEKSDLNKELKNLVHSPENHSYLLAVSGGVDSMVLAHLFNELRDSGCEFQIAHINYQLRGEDSDLDQKVVQDFCRKNDIKFHLYMVSEKDQKPENSIQLWARELRYRFFKRIQQKENLEFLVTAHHLNDQLETFIINLSKAAGINGLSGIPSNDNKILRPFLHFTKEEIYQLAKENNIEYREDLSNKKNDYLRNKIRLEIAPKLLETNDHFLENFKKSISYLKQTKDFVQEQIKEIENRLTLFNNSQKILSKDKLNKESNFVKFEILKQYGFTKEEEIAKIFNAETNSSFFSKGYQLIVHRDELILKQKTEDEELREENNILLIEKFDFSENQMSIPLQNIIEDIEEINKDFEWDFDAEKLHFPLRLRRQQDGDEFFPTGFLGKKKVSKFFRDEKLSILARQKIWVLTDSENSVLGVIPFRQDRRNAKNENTNKILKIFNEK, translated from the coding sequence TTGGAAAAGTCAGACTTAAATAAGGAATTAAAAAATCTCGTTCATTCTCCCGAAAACCACTCCTATCTCTTAGCCGTGAGCGGAGGGGTTGATTCTATGGTTTTGGCACATTTGTTTAATGAGTTGCGCGATTCGGGCTGTGAATTTCAGATTGCGCATATCAATTATCAACTTCGTGGAGAAGATTCTGATCTGGATCAGAAAGTTGTTCAGGATTTTTGTAGAAAGAATGATATTAAATTTCATCTCTACATGGTTTCTGAGAAAGATCAAAAGCCGGAAAATTCAATTCAGCTTTGGGCGAGAGAACTGAGATACCGTTTCTTTAAACGTATTCAGCAAAAAGAAAATCTGGAATTTCTAGTTACCGCTCATCATTTGAATGATCAGCTGGAAACTTTCATTATTAATCTTTCCAAAGCAGCAGGAATTAACGGATTGAGCGGAATTCCTTCTAATGATAATAAGATTCTCCGTCCTTTTTTACATTTCACCAAGGAAGAAATATATCAGTTGGCTAAAGAAAATAATATTGAATACCGTGAAGACCTTTCCAATAAAAAAAATGATTATCTAAGAAACAAAATCCGTCTTGAAATTGCTCCAAAATTATTAGAAACGAACGATCATTTTCTGGAGAATTTCAAAAAAAGTATTTCTTACCTGAAGCAGACAAAAGATTTTGTACAGGAACAGATTAAAGAAATTGAAAACAGGCTGACTCTATTTAACAACAGCCAAAAAATTTTATCAAAGGACAAACTGAATAAGGAAAGTAATTTTGTCAAGTTTGAAATTCTAAAACAATACGGCTTTACCAAGGAAGAAGAAATTGCCAAGATTTTTAATGCTGAAACAAACAGTTCTTTTTTTTCTAAGGGATATCAATTAATTGTTCACCGTGATGAACTGATTTTAAAACAAAAGACGGAAGATGAAGAATTAAGAGAAGAAAACAACATTCTGCTGATAGAAAAATTTGATTTTTCCGAAAACCAGATGAGCATTCCTCTCCAAAATATAATTGAGGATATAGAGGAAATCAATAAGGATTTTGAATGGGATTTTGATGCTGAAAAACTTCATTTTCCGTTGCGATTGAGAAGACAGCAAGATGGTGATGAATTTTTCCCGACCGGTTTTTTGGGCAAAAAGAAAGTCTCTAAGTTTTTTAGGGACGAAAAATTATCTATTTTAGCGAGGCAAAAAATCTGGGTACTTACCGACAGCGAAAATTCCGTTCTCGGAGTCATCCCGTTCAGACAAGACCGACGAAACGCAAAGAATGAGAATACTAATAAAATTCTCAAAATTTTTAATGAAAAGTAA
- a CDS encoding O-methyltransferase, translating into MSFFEETNPEMDRYLEMHASSEPEILKKLRRETFQKTTQPHMISGYQQGRLLTIISQMMQPKNILEIGTFTGYATLCLTEGLAKDGKITTLDVNEDLAYLPRKYFTESECSSQINFKLQDAKEFLRETDEVFDLVFIDADKENYAEYFRLIKPKTKSGSVVMFDNVLWYGKVLEENPKQKSTQVIKELNDLVANDEDFENLILPLRDGVNLLRRK; encoded by the coding sequence ATGAGTTTTTTTGAAGAGACAAATCCGGAAATGGACAGGTATTTAGAAATGCATGCTTCATCTGAGCCCGAAATTCTGAAAAAGCTAAGAAGGGAAACCTTCCAGAAAACAACGCAGCCTCACATGATTTCGGGATATCAGCAGGGAAGATTGCTGACGATTATTTCTCAAATGATGCAGCCGAAAAATATTCTTGAAATCGGAACCTTTACCGGATACGCTACGCTTTGCCTTACGGAAGGTTTGGCAAAAGACGGGAAAATTACCACGTTGGATGTGAATGAAGATCTGGCTTACCTGCCTCGAAAATACTTTACAGAAAGTGAATGTTCAAGCCAAATTAATTTTAAACTTCAGGATGCCAAAGAATTTTTAAGAGAAACGGATGAGGTTTTCGATCTTGTTTTCATAGATGCCGATAAAGAAAACTATGCAGAATATTTCCGTTTGATAAAACCAAAGACAAAGTCAGGATCTGTTGTGATGTTTGATAATGTATTGTGGTACGGAAAAGTGCTGGAAGAAAATCCTAAGCAAAAATCTACTCAGGTTATTAAAGAACTTAATGATTTAGTCGCAAATGATGAAGATTTTGAGAATCTTATTTTACCTTTGCGTGACGGAGTTAATTTGCTTCGCAGGAAGTAA
- a CDS encoding OmpA family protein, translating to MKIFKILAVSAMVLGLTSCVSKKQYEALSSNYKQCIENIGERQREIQDLKSQNSALSGENNLLKSQHDALKSSLDACLSNSGKSSANIDKLVGEINASNSYIKQLISSNAKNDSLNLALSNKLKRSLDNVADDDVQVKVLKGVVMISLSDKMLYKTGDYNILPAAQEVLGKVAKVINDYDKYSVLIEGNTDNAALSSANLPRDNWDLSALRGTAVAKILQTQFGVDPARITAGGRSEYNPKATNMSVSGRAENRRTEIIIMPKLDEFMKLMDIAPKK from the coding sequence ATGAAGATTTTTAAAATTTTAGCAGTTTCTGCAATGGTGTTAGGATTGACATCTTGCGTTAGTAAAAAGCAGTATGAAGCTTTGAGTTCCAATTACAAACAATGTATTGAAAATATTGGAGAAAGACAACGCGAGATTCAGGATTTGAAATCTCAAAACTCAGCTTTATCAGGGGAAAATAACTTATTAAAAAGCCAGCATGATGCGTTGAAATCATCTTTGGATGCTTGTTTGTCTAATTCAGGGAAAAGCTCTGCAAATATTGATAAATTGGTAGGAGAGATCAATGCTTCTAACTCTTATATCAAACAATTAATTTCTAGTAATGCTAAAAATGACAGCTTGAATCTGGCGTTATCAAACAAATTAAAAAGATCATTGGATAATGTAGCGGATGATGATGTACAGGTAAAAGTATTGAAAGGTGTGGTAATGATTTCCCTTTCAGATAAAATGTTATATAAAACAGGTGATTACAATATCCTTCCGGCAGCTCAGGAAGTATTGGGTAAAGTGGCTAAAGTAATCAATGATTATGATAAATATTCAGTATTGATAGAAGGTAACACGGATAATGCGGCATTAAGCTCTGCAAATTTACCAAGAGACAACTGGGATCTTTCCGCATTAAGAGGAACTGCCGTTGCAAAAATCTTACAAACCCAATTTGGTGTTGATCCTGCAAGAATTACAGCAGGTGGACGTTCCGAATACAATCCTAAAGCAACGAATATGAGCGTTTCAGGAAGAGCTGAAAACAGAAGAACGGAAATTATCATTATGCCTAAGCTTGATGAGTTTATGAAGCTTATGGATATTGCTCCAAAGAAATAA
- a CDS encoding C40 family peptidase → MNKGICIVTVAPVRAEGSDKAEIVTEILFGESADILEVNKNWTKIKMHYDNYEGWMDTKQIRPISDEDFAKRKVTVVTEDFSSVLMNDGKTLLSMGSEVEFPVVASRRSHDVRESIALTAKEFLNVPYLWGGKSFFAVDCSGFTQLVYKVHNIKIPRDTYQQAEVGEALSFVEESQPGDLAFFENPEGKIIHVGIMLDGQRIIHASGKVRIDTLDSTGIFNKELNKHTHKLRVIKSIL, encoded by the coding sequence ATGAATAAAGGAATTTGTATTGTTACGGTAGCACCGGTTCGTGCGGAAGGTTCAGATAAAGCGGAAATCGTTACAGAAATACTTTTCGGAGAAAGTGCGGATATTTTGGAAGTGAATAAAAACTGGACCAAAATAAAAATGCATTACGATAATTATGAAGGCTGGATGGATACCAAGCAGATCAGGCCGATTTCTGACGAAGATTTTGCCAAAAGAAAGGTGACTGTGGTTACAGAGGATTTTTCTTCTGTTTTGATGAACGATGGCAAAACCCTTTTATCCATGGGATCGGAAGTGGAATTTCCTGTTGTAGCATCACGCAGAAGTCATGATGTGCGTGAAAGCATTGCTCTCACAGCGAAAGAATTCCTTAATGTTCCTTATTTATGGGGAGGTAAAAGTTTTTTTGCAGTAGACTGTTCAGGATTTACGCAGCTTGTTTATAAAGTTCATAATATCAAGATTCCAAGAGATACCTATCAACAGGCAGAAGTAGGGGAAGCGTTGAGCTTTGTAGAAGAAAGTCAGCCGGGAGATCTTGCTTTTTTTGAAAACCCGGAAGGAAAGATTATTCATGTGGGAATCATGCTGGATGGTCAAAGAATTATTCATGCTTCAGGAAAGGTGAGGATTGATACGCTGGATTCTACGGGTATTTTCAATAAAGAACTGAATAAACATACCCACAAATTAAGAGTTATCAAAAGCATCTTATAA
- a CDS encoding T9SS type A sorting domain-containing protein gives MRFKFIFSLILILFIKLLYSQPPTIEWQKSFGGTGQDGSYDLQLTSDGGYISAGISYSSPSGNITNSKGSGDIWLVKTDALGNIQWQKSYGGTDSEIPTSIKQTSDGGYIFTGGTRSVDGDITTPKGSDDVWVVKLDQTGNIQWQKNYGGTAPDSGRSVEQTTDGGYIIAAATQSTNGDVAFHYGNSGDDFWLLKLDSLGNLQWQKTYGGNNQDLVYKVKQTPDLGYVLAGGTTSPDGNVTNPNGTQDSWVVKTDQYGNLQWQKTYGGTSYEYIFDIKLTPDGGYITAGSTMSQNGDITTFYGNADFWITKLDSAGNLQWQKSFGGSGFDTATFIENTSDGGYIAGGHTESTDGNVTFLRGLFDAWLIKLDASGNTQWQKTYGSSGLDYAHSLKITPDGSYILLGTNSTNDYDVTGNHGSWDYWLVKFAKEEQLNTHENNSKNNISIYPNPAKDFVTIDHLPNETIISIHDMSGRKIFSKKYSEAKVSMNISQLTNGTYIIQVDDQEKTILSEKLIIKK, from the coding sequence ATGAGATTTAAATTTATTTTTTCACTTATTCTTATTTTATTTATTAAATTATTGTATTCGCAGCCACCGACTATAGAATGGCAAAAAAGTTTTGGAGGCACAGGGCAAGACGGCTCTTATGACCTTCAATTAACTTCAGATGGCGGATATATTTCTGCAGGAATTTCTTATTCCAGCCCGAGTGGAAATATTACCAACAGTAAAGGAAGCGGAGATATCTGGCTGGTAAAAACAGACGCTTTGGGAAATATCCAATGGCAAAAAAGCTATGGCGGTACCGATTCGGAAATTCCGACTTCTATCAAACAAACTTCCGATGGAGGATATATTTTTACAGGTGGTACACGTTCCGTTGACGGAGATATTACCACCCCTAAAGGAAGCGATGACGTTTGGGTAGTAAAACTTGATCAGACGGGAAATATTCAATGGCAAAAAAATTATGGCGGTACAGCTCCTGACTCCGGAAGAAGTGTTGAACAAACAACAGACGGCGGTTACATAATAGCTGCCGCCACACAATCTACTAATGGAGATGTCGCTTTTCATTACGGGAATTCGGGAGATGATTTTTGGTTATTAAAACTAGATTCTCTGGGGAATCTTCAATGGCAAAAAACCTACGGAGGAAATAACCAGGATCTTGTTTATAAAGTAAAGCAGACTCCGGATCTCGGATATGTTCTTGCAGGAGGAACTACGTCTCCAGATGGGAATGTTACAAATCCTAACGGTACACAAGATAGCTGGGTTGTTAAAACAGATCAATACGGTAATCTTCAATGGCAAAAAACCTATGGAGGAACAAGCTACGAATATATTTTCGATATTAAGCTTACTCCGGACGGAGGCTACATCACAGCCGGTAGCACAATGTCTCAAAATGGAGATATTACCACCTTTTATGGTAACGCGGATTTTTGGATAACCAAGCTTGATTCTGCCGGAAATCTTCAATGGCAAAAATCTTTTGGAGGAAGTGGTTTTGATACCGCAACTTTTATCGAAAACACATCTGATGGAGGATATATCGCAGGAGGACACACAGAATCTACTGACGGAAATGTAACTTTCCTAAGAGGTCTTTTTGATGCATGGCTTATCAAACTTGATGCATCAGGTAATACGCAGTGGCAAAAGACATACGGATCTTCAGGTTTAGATTATGCCCATTCTTTAAAAATAACACCCGACGGAAGTTATATTTTATTGGGAACTAACAGCACAAACGATTATGACGTAACTGGAAATCATGGAAGCTGGGATTATTGGCTTGTAAAATTTGCAAAGGAAGAACAATTAAATACCCATGAAAATAATAGTAAAAACAACATTTCAATTTATCCCAATCCTGCGAAAGATTTTGTCACAATAGACCATCTTCCCAACGAAACGATAATAAGCATTCATGATATGTCGGGAAGAAAAATTTTCAGTAAAAAATATTCTGAAGCCAAAGTTTCAATGAATATTTCTCAATTGACCAACGGAACGTATATTATTCAGGTTGATGATCAAGAGAAAACCATTTTGTCTGAAAAACTTATCATAAAGAAATAA
- a CDS encoding protein-disulfide reductase DsbD family protein, which translates to MKFRNWFLLILLFVATGINAQIKNPVKFKFTINDLGNNQYEAVLNATMESGWHIYSKDIPEDTGIPTEYKVSGKNIELIGKFTEVGKKHEEFSEAFGGTIVFYSNSAGFKQKFKLKDGTKPGDVVAEITYQTCDDRVCLAPNTLEFNKQVTPTGATEEAATDEKTDAVKDSVKAVETVVENPAKGEVTVTETSKLDPKQLKIESIDFQKPLTDCGTGSTKVEENYWTYLFLGFIGGLIALLTPCVFPMIPLTVSFFTKGNKNKAKGKRDALIYGFFILLIFVLLSIPFHIIDGIAGNIFNEISTSVWLNIAFFIIFIFFAGSFFGYYDITLPSSIANKSSKAEEAGGIIGIFFMALTLVIVSFSCTGPILGSLLGSAVTGSANVPMLLTFALAGFGLAWAIIFGLLALFPQALQSLPKSGGWMNTVKVVLGFVELALALKFLSKADLVSKTFLLKRELFIAIWIVIALGLALYLFGLIRFPHDDKKPKISITRKILGVLGFGFVIYLVQGLIPSERPKLQLLSGILPPLNVSYFHDEKDGILGMHPEHDFFKAVELAKKEDKPILIDFTGYGCENCRKMEEFVWSEADILPILQNDVVLASLYVDDKEELPEDQKTKIDLGDGQVKKVKTIGDRWSLFQQVNFNNNSQPHYVLITPDGKVINTPVSGYMPKEDFKKFLECGVNYYKKNK; encoded by the coding sequence ATGAAATTTAGAAATTGGTTTTTATTAATTCTGTTGTTTGTAGCAACAGGGATTAATGCACAAATCAAAAATCCTGTAAAGTTTAAATTTACAATCAACGATTTAGGAAACAATCAGTACGAAGCCGTTTTGAACGCTACAATGGAGAGCGGATGGCATATTTATTCCAAAGATATTCCTGAAGACACGGGAATTCCTACGGAATATAAAGTTTCCGGAAAAAATATCGAACTGATCGGAAAATTTACGGAAGTTGGAAAAAAACACGAAGAATTCTCTGAAGCTTTTGGAGGAACCATTGTTTTTTATTCTAATTCTGCAGGTTTCAAACAAAAATTCAAATTAAAAGACGGCACAAAACCAGGAGATGTAGTTGCAGAAATTACCTATCAAACCTGCGACGACCGAGTTTGCCTGGCTCCAAATACCCTGGAATTCAATAAACAGGTTACCCCGACAGGCGCAACCGAAGAGGCTGCGACGGATGAAAAGACAGATGCTGTAAAAGATTCTGTAAAAGCGGTTGAAACTGTTGTAGAAAACCCTGCTAAAGGAGAAGTTACCGTAACAGAAACTTCAAAACTTGATCCTAAACAATTAAAAATAGAGTCGATTGATTTCCAAAAGCCTTTAACGGATTGCGGAACAGGCTCTACGAAAGTGGAAGAAAATTATTGGACTTACTTATTCTTAGGTTTTATCGGAGGATTAATCGCTTTGTTGACACCATGCGTTTTCCCAATGATTCCGTTAACGGTTTCGTTCTTTACAAAAGGTAACAAGAACAAAGCAAAAGGAAAAAGAGATGCGTTAATTTACGGCTTTTTCATCCTGTTGATCTTTGTATTATTAAGTATTCCTTTCCATATCATTGACGGAATTGCAGGAAATATTTTCAATGAAATTTCCACCAGCGTTTGGCTGAATATCGCATTCTTCATTATATTCATTTTCTTTGCAGGAAGTTTCTTCGGGTACTACGATATTACTTTACCCAGCTCAATTGCCAATAAATCTTCAAAAGCGGAAGAAGCAGGAGGAATTATCGGAATTTTCTTCATGGCTTTAACGTTGGTCATCGTTTCTTTCTCTTGTACAGGACCTATTTTGGGAAGTTTATTAGGAAGTGCAGTAACCGGTTCGGCAAATGTTCCGATGCTGCTTACATTTGCTTTGGCAGGATTCGGATTAGCTTGGGCAATTATTTTCGGATTATTGGCATTATTCCCGCAAGCTTTACAAAGTCTTCCAAAATCAGGAGGCTGGATGAATACGGTAAAAGTCGTTTTAGGTTTTGTGGAGCTAGCTTTAGCCTTGAAATTCCTGTCCAAAGCAGATTTAGTTTCTAAAACATTCTTATTAAAAAGAGAACTTTTCATTGCAATATGGATTGTTATCGCATTAGGATTGGCATTATATTTATTTGGCTTAATAAGATTTCCGCATGATGATAAAAAGCCGAAAATTTCTATTACAAGAAAGATTTTGGGAGTTCTGGGATTCGGTTTTGTGATTTATTTGGTTCAGGGATTAATTCCTTCTGAACGTCCGAAACTTCAATTATTAAGTGGAATTTTGCCTCCATTGAATGTAAGCTATTTCCACGATGAAAAAGACGGAATTCTGGGAATGCACCCGGAACACGATTTCTTTAAAGCTGTAGAATTAGCCAAGAAAGAAGACAAACCTATCTTAATTGACTTTACAGGTTACGGTTGTGAAAACTGTAGAAAGATGGAAGAATTTGTCTGGAGCGAGGCAGATATTCTACCAATTCTTCAGAACGATGTTGTTTTAGCTTCTCTGTATGTTGACGACAAGGAAGAACTTCCTGAAGATCAAAAAACTAAAATTGATTTAGGCGACGGGCAGGTGAAAAAAGTAAAAACAATCGGTGACCGATGGAGTTTATTCCAGCAGGTTAATTTTAATAACAATTCTCAACCGCACTATGTTTTGATAACTCCTGACGGAAAGGTAATCAACACTCCGGTTTCAGGATACATGCCAAAAGAGGATTTCAAAAAATTCCTTGAATGCGGAGTAAATTACTACAAAAAGAATAAATAA